A window of Longimicrobium sp. genomic DNA:
GGCGGCAGCTCCGTGGCCCCGTGCGCCCCGCTGCCGAACCAGCGCGTCAGCGTCAGCGGGACGGTGAACTCGAAGCCGTAGCGCCGCGTGCTCTCGCCGCGCGACAGCCCCTGCAGCGTGTACGCGTTGGTGTTGGCGGCGTGGATGGAGAGAGTGTGCGGCGAGCCGGGGATGGCCAGGTGCACCCCCGCGCTCCACGCCACGTGCTCGCTGGTGTCGCGGTCGAAGAGCGTGGCCACGTCCCCCGCCAGCGCGAAGTAGCGTGAGATGCGCAGCGTTCCCCCGCCGGCCACGGCCCATTTCCGCTCGCCGTCGTCCAGCGGCGTGTCGGAGAGCGTCCGCCCCGCCGCGATCAGCCGCAGCGGCCCGATCCGCCGCGCCGCGGAGATCTCTCCGTCGACCCCCTTCGCGGCCAGGTTGTACGCCACCTGCCCGGCCAGGTCGAAGGGCGCGCCGCGGTCCTCCTGCAGCGCCGCGTGGCGCAGGAAGATCTCCCACTCGTTGGGGTAGCGCGGCGACAGGTTCGAACTGGTGGCGTACTCCAGGCCGACGAGGGTGCGGAAGGGGAGCCCCGCCGCCAGGGTGAAGGTGGGCACGTTGCTCACCTTCCGCTCGGGCGCGTCGCTGGCGGTGAAGCGGTGCAGGAAGTTGAAGTACAGCTGCCCGCTGCTTCCCACCCACCCGCCGGAGAGGTTGGGGGGGCGGTCCAGCAGCGACTGCGCGCGGCCGCCTGCGGCGCCTGCG
This region includes:
- a CDS encoding cupredoxin family copper-binding protein — translated: MTSIRSVRAACMALAALCAGAAGGRAQSLLDRPPNLSGGWVGSSGQLYFNFLHRFTASDAPERKVSNVPTFTLAAGLPFRTLVGLEYATSSNLSPRYPNEWEIFLRHAALQEDRGAPFDLAGQVAYNLAAKGVDGEISAARRIGPLRLIAAGRTLSDTPLDDGERKWAVAGGGTLRISRYFALAGDVATLFDRDTSEHVAWSAGVHLAIPGSPHTLSIHAANTNAYTLQGLSRGESTRRYGFEFTVPLTLTRWFGSGAHGATELPPPAGPTADVDSAQGTGRIVKAGMRNLAFVPARIEIEAGTTVEWTNNDPLQHSVTADDGSFQSGLIGSGNSWRHTFLRPGTYAFHCTPHPFMKGTVVVK